In Methanooceanicella nereidis, the following are encoded in one genomic region:
- a CDS encoding glucose-6-phosphate isomerase family protein, protein MNPTRTLEFGGKTISPSVRRLSDMTDVIYDIEWLKNAPDMELYYMYRDVHMSRQDHSIILDNGLRYDITVIPPARLGSEFIKTAGHYHPYKGDTGYTFPEVYEVLKGKAHYLLQKCEGGRMADVVMIEAVEGDKVIIPPNYGHVTINPSNKELKMANWVSRNFESIYEPYKKCGGAAYYELTDGRLIKNARCDQVPEIRYLKPTNYSKVGFAKGKEMYGLVRDPGKLEYLNYPEKYDWLWEEVLSDKNRAEPPML, encoded by the coding sequence GTGAACCCGACCAGAACGCTTGAATTCGGCGGCAAGACCATTTCCCCGAGCGTCAGAAGATTAAGTGATATGACTGACGTCATCTATGATATCGAATGGCTTAAAAACGCCCCGGACATGGAACTTTATTATATGTACAGGGATGTCCACATGAGCAGGCAGGACCATTCCATAATATTAGATAACGGTCTCCGCTATGATATCACAGTCATCCCGCCCGCAAGGCTGGGCAGCGAATTCATTAAAACGGCAGGACATTACCACCCGTACAAAGGCGATACCGGCTATACCTTCCCCGAAGTCTACGAAGTGCTAAAGGGAAAAGCTCACTACTTATTACAGAAATGTGAAGGCGGCAGGATGGCCGACGTCGTGATGATAGAGGCTGTCGAGGGCGACAAGGTCATAATCCCCCCGAACTACGGCCACGTGACAATTAACCCGTCAAATAAAGAATTAAAGATGGCGAACTGGGTATCCAGGAACTTCGAGTCAATATACGAGCCATACAAAAAATGCGGCGGGGCTGCTTACTACGAGCTTACTGACGGCCGGCTGATAAAGAACGCCAGGTGCGACCAGGTCCCGGAGATCAGATACCTAAAGCCGACGAACTACTCAAAGGTAGGGTTCGCGAAGGGTAAAGAGATGTATGGACTTGTGCGCGATCCCGGTAAACTCGAATACCTGAACTATCCAGAAAAATATGACTGGCTATGGGAGGAGGTACTGAGCGATAAAAACCGGGCAGAGCCTCCAATGCTATGA
- a CDS encoding DUF7289 family protein — protein sequence MLVNDLRSAKNGHDSMIIRDDAVSEIFGYLILMGIVVLGISIILLSGAYVIPDSKETAQFNTVEQAFTVGDSRMSKARFSTSIFQETPFEFGDGTVFVNGTEDDSYIAIYGADQKLIHRCALGTVKYVGDNGEIAYQGGGVWVKYPNGGTIMRSPPDFNYNGVTLTLPITRIDGNTSIAVNGGGAVMLDASSPDGVITPIYPGIKGMNPVPQNYSINITIKSDYYSAWADYINERTSAIAVTDPSKKIVNVSLKTGIPLQNKLAIDGFTTEAMDTDDPTPIEVFILNLTGRNPGNCYTLTYCVPDIDGAEPDPQLYIIVTRLNGKIKDEAGVPVNENKNYGVIEFKYIDKANGIEEVFANCTEYQRQEFREDSLYIDMLNQSYVLNYHSTNPTVTWGTDQANFDTGLVIGYDDSSDIMPGGSKTLHDITQHYLWLMAKQYPDDGPDYDIAEKKISGLPGGPTGNNNFKFNPDESRVFIKYRSGQDIKYLYITEGVLKVGLSSKTGSMQS from the coding sequence ATGTTGGTGAATGATCTAAGATCGGCTAAAAACGGGCACGATAGTATGATAATAAGGGATGATGCGGTCTCTGAAATATTCGGTTACCTGATCCTCATGGGAATAGTGGTTTTGGGAATATCGATTATATTACTTTCCGGAGCTTATGTGATCCCTGACAGTAAAGAAACTGCCCAGTTCAATACAGTTGAGCAGGCTTTTACCGTAGGGGACTCCAGGATGAGCAAAGCAAGGTTCAGTACATCCATATTCCAGGAGACGCCTTTTGAGTTCGGTGACGGAACGGTCTTCGTGAACGGCACAGAAGATGATAGCTATATCGCTATTTATGGCGCGGACCAAAAACTGATCCACCGCTGTGCGCTGGGAACTGTAAAATATGTGGGTGATAACGGCGAAATAGCATATCAGGGCGGAGGTGTCTGGGTAAAATATCCTAACGGCGGCACCATAATGCGGTCCCCTCCAGACTTTAACTATAATGGCGTCACGCTTACGCTGCCCATAACGCGTATTGATGGCAATACAAGCATTGCTGTTAACGGCGGTGGCGCTGTAATGCTTGACGCGAGCTCGCCTGACGGCGTGATAACTCCGATCTATCCGGGCATCAAGGGCATGAACCCTGTGCCTCAGAACTACTCTATTAACATTACCATTAAATCGGATTACTATTCAGCATGGGCGGACTATATCAACGAACGTACCAGCGCAATAGCCGTGACCGACCCATCTAAAAAGATCGTGAACGTCTCGCTGAAGACCGGTATACCGTTACAGAATAAACTTGCAATAGACGGTTTCACGACAGAAGCCATGGATACTGACGATCCTACACCGATAGAGGTCTTTATCCTTAACCTTACTGGCAGGAACCCCGGTAACTGTTATACCCTGACTTACTGTGTACCCGATATTGACGGTGCAGAACCCGATCCGCAGTTATACATCATCGTGACGAGACTTAACGGTAAAATAAAGGACGAGGCTGGCGTGCCGGTAAATGAAAACAAGAACTACGGCGTCATCGAGTTCAAGTATATTGATAAGGCGAACGGCATAGAAGAGGTATTTGCAAACTGTACCGAATACCAAAGGCAGGAATTCAGGGAAGACAGCCTGTATATAGATATGCTTAACCAGTCTTACGTGCTTAATTATCATAGCACGAACCCGACAGTGACATGGGGCACGGACCAGGCCAATTTTGATACGGGTTTGGTGATAGGGTATGATGACAGTTCTGATATTATGCCGGGAGGGTCTAAGACGCTTCACGACATAACACAGCATTATCTCTGGCTGATGGCAAAACAATACCCGGATGACGGGCCGGACTATGATATCGCGGAAAAGAAAATATCAGGTCTGCCTGGAGGGCCAACCGGCAATAATAATTTCAAGTTTAACCCTGACGAGTCAAGGGTATTTATAAAATATCGTTCCGGCCAGGATATAAAATACCTTTACATAACAGAGGGTGTATTAAAAGTAGGCCTGTCGTCAAAGACAGGAAGCATGCAAAGCTGA
- a CDS encoding DUF192 domain-containing protein, producing the protein MNLLKKSDGTIIARNIEFADTMLKQTIGLMFRRDIPEDFAMIFDVIWEQYVDIHMMFVTFPIDLVYLNNEKKIVDLKKGLKPWTGMATPKSPARYVIEMPVGTVEKFYLKEGGVLEW; encoded by the coding sequence ATGAATCTACTAAAGAAGAGCGACGGGACCATCATAGCCAGGAACATAGAGTTCGCCGACACGATGCTAAAGCAAACTATCGGGCTGATGTTCCGCAGAGATATACCTGAAGATTTTGCAATGATATTCGACGTGATATGGGAACAATACGTGGACATACATATGATGTTCGTCACTTTCCCCATCGATCTGGTCTACCTGAATAATGAAAAAAAGATAGTTGATCTTAAGAAAGGATTAAAGCCATGGACAGGGATGGCGACACCTAAGTCACCTGCAAGATATGTAATAGAAATGCCGGTGGGGACCGTAGAAAAATTTTATCTGAAGGAAGGGGGCGTGCTAGAGTGGTAA
- a CDS encoding DUF7288 family protein: MASLRRDDRGQMQTIEGLGAAMIMLSVLALVVQTTSVTPLTSSFTNQHIKLELQNMGQDILTTLDETYTMNTTDLNATSLLKQSIKEWVLVNNYDWYAWNNTTYVSLSYVNNTTILNTALGNALSYALIDRGVAFNVEVAYPDMENRVRCAKMIWNGDPSENCVTVSRIIVLHDDVYGTGKDIPVDGYYDNSFILPDISPDTPLHNVAEVKLTMWVM, encoded by the coding sequence ATGGCTTCATTAAGACGTGACGACAGGGGGCAAATGCAGACTATCGAAGGGCTGGGAGCAGCTATGATCATGCTGTCAGTGCTTGCGTTAGTCGTACAGACGACTTCAGTGACACCTCTTACATCTTCATTCACTAACCAGCATATTAAATTAGAGCTTCAAAACATGGGCCAGGATATACTTACGACGTTAGATGAGACGTATACGATGAACACTACCGATCTGAACGCGACGTCGTTATTAAAGCAGAGCATCAAAGAATGGGTCCTGGTTAATAATTATGACTGGTACGCATGGAACAACACCACGTACGTCAGTCTTTCTTATGTGAACAACACCACGATACTGAATACCGCTTTAGGGAACGCTTTAAGTTACGCTTTGATAGATCGCGGCGTGGCGTTTAACGTAGAGGTCGCTTATCCTGACATGGAGAATCGTGTCAGGTGTGCAAAAATGATATGGAACGGCGACCCGTCTGAAAACTGCGTGACCGTCTCAAGGATCATAGTACTGCACGATGACGTTTACGGGACCGGGAAAGACATACCCGTCGACGGCTATTATGATAATAGCTTCATATTGCCGGATATAAGTCCGGATACGCCGCTGCATAACGTGGCTGAAGTAAAACTGACGATGTGGGTGATGTAG
- a CDS encoding sodium:calcium antiporter: protein MDLVLFLLSFAIILTGCELFTNGVEWTGKRFKLSEGAVGSVLAAVGTALPETIVPLIAILLIGGDAGHEIGVGAILGAPFMLATLALFVCGLSVLVFRKRRGTNKLKINGLLIRRDLKFFLLAYSLAAIAALTPPEYGFFKVILGYTLIPLYLVYVIYTLKTGETCDGGEDLKNLYFDNVIRKCTGKSGEPVQCPTDMDGSGYKVFNPPEPHTILIIIQVLAALAAIILGANLFVNQIKSIADIIGINPLILSLIISPIATELPEKFNSMLWIREKKDTFAIGNITGAMVFQSCIPVTFGIILTGWHLDLTNTVQFLEAVSIAIALFSGVVLYIRSSHKEMSMSGLMMGGLLYLIFIALVLWSI from the coding sequence ATGGACCTGGTACTCTTTCTACTGAGCTTTGCCATAATACTCACCGGATGTGAGCTTTTCACGAACGGTGTCGAGTGGACCGGCAAGCGTTTTAAACTATCAGAAGGTGCAGTGGGCAGTGTCCTTGCAGCCGTCGGGACGGCTCTCCCGGAGACGATAGTACCCCTTATAGCGATATTGTTAATAGGCGGGGATGCAGGACATGAGATCGGTGTCGGAGCGATACTCGGCGCACCGTTCATGCTGGCGACACTTGCGCTTTTCGTCTGCGGATTGTCTGTGCTGGTATTTAGAAAGAGAAGAGGGACGAATAAACTCAAGATCAACGGATTGCTGATCAGGCGCGACCTTAAGTTTTTCCTGCTGGCATATTCGCTGGCTGCGATCGCAGCTCTCACACCGCCCGAGTACGGGTTTTTCAAGGTCATACTTGGATATACTCTGATACCTTTATACCTCGTTTATGTGATCTATACTTTAAAGACGGGCGAGACATGTGACGGCGGGGAGGATCTGAAGAACCTTTACTTTGATAACGTCATTAGAAAATGTACTGGTAAGTCTGGTGAGCCCGTACAGTGCCCTACTGACATGGACGGTTCGGGCTATAAAGTCTTCAATCCGCCAGAGCCTCATACAATACTTATTATCATACAGGTGCTGGCCGCGCTTGCCGCGATCATTCTGGGAGCGAACCTGTTCGTGAACCAGATCAAAAGCATCGCGGATATCATAGGGATAAACCCGCTCATATTATCACTTATTATCAGCCCTATCGCTACCGAGCTTCCGGAGAAGTTCAACAGCATGCTGTGGATACGCGAAAAGAAGGATACTTTTGCGATAGGGAATATTACCGGCGCAATGGTGTTCCAGAGCTGTATACCCGTGACGTTCGGTATTATTCTTACAGGATGGCACCTTGATCTGACGAACACTGTGCAGTTCCTTGAGGCAGTGAGCATTGCGATAGCGCTATTCTCCGGTGTTGTGCTTTACATAAGGTCGAGCCATAAAGAGATGAGCATGTCCGGGCTTATGATGGGCGGATTGCTATACCTGATCTTCATAGCGCTGGTGCTATGGAGTATCTAG
- a CDS encoding tautomerase family protein — MKFSLYTFKKYSIDMPVIKIYMWEGRTKEAKKKIVSGITDVFVKEGVNPEAVTVIIEDVKKENWGCAGKLADE; from the coding sequence TTGAAGTTTAGCTTATATACTTTTAAAAAATATTCTATTGATATGCCTGTAATTAAGATATATATGTGGGAAGGCCGAACTAAGGAAGCTAAGAAAAAGATAGTATCCGGGATTACTGATGTATTCGTAAAAGAAGGAGTAAATCCGGAAGCAGTGACAGTGATCATAGAAGACGTTAAAAAAGAGAACTGGGGCTGTGCAGGTAAGCTGGCTGATGAGTGA
- a CDS encoding type IV pilin → MLFSFNIIIHRGFNTLFFQNNDKGESETIGIILIVAIVVILAALVAAYSLGLLNNIGKNNIPVFTITKMSNDVLDITFADKNGAQIVSELTIISPETGSLYELQYQNGGLGNPCNIGTVMSVGDVYRYKYVNVPMNDIHLVVTAKVDGKEKVVIDTNV, encoded by the coding sequence ATTTTATTTAGTTTTAACATTATTATACATAGGGGTTTTAATACGTTATTTTTTCAAAATAATGATAAAGGCGAATCAGAAACTATTGGCATTATTCTTATAGTTGCAATTGTTGTCATTTTAGCAGCTTTAGTGGCGGCTTATTCGCTTGGACTATTAAATAATATTGGTAAAAATAATATTCCTGTATTTACAATAACAAAGATGTCTAATGATGTATTAGACATTACTTTTGCAGATAAAAATGGTGCACAAATAGTAAGTGAATTGACAATAATATCGCCAGAGACAGGTTCTTTATATGAACTTCAATATCAAAACGGTGGATTGGGGAATCCATGTAATATTGGGACTGTTATGTCAGTAGGTGATGTTTACAGGTATAAATATGTAAATGTACCAATGAATGATATACATCTAGTTGTAACCGCAAAAGTCGATGGAAAAGAAAAAGTTGTAATAGATACTAATGTTTAA
- a CDS encoding DUF7287 family protein, which translates to MRRLIRDNTAQTGLDFITGITIFLIAFIFVFAFIPGMFTPFQSNSDELTMTADRVGMTLVETILAKNNSGTIMPGIVDLNVFNNLKSGIESPSSPADYNNLMRSLGMDINGKIHNLQIIVEDEDGTEYKINGGITPGNENVGQSKRFVYMRDSNPANYPGKMAILTVRVW; encoded by the coding sequence ATGAGGAGACTAATTCGCGATAATACTGCTCAAACAGGCCTGGATTTCATTACAGGGATAACCATCTTCTTGATCGCGTTTATCTTTGTATTCGCATTCATACCGGGAATGTTCACGCCTTTCCAGTCAAACTCCGATGAGTTGACAATGACCGCCGACAGGGTGGGAATGACACTGGTAGAGACGATACTGGCAAAAAACAATTCGGGTACGATAATGCCGGGGATCGTCGATCTTAACGTTTTCAATAATTTAAAATCCGGCATAGAGAGCCCTTCCAGCCCGGCTGACTATAATAATCTAATGAGATCACTGGGTATGGATATTAATGGTAAGATCCATAACCTGCAGATCATAGTTGAGGATGAGGACGGCACAGAGTACAAGATCAATGGCGGGATAACCCCGGGAAATGAAAATGTCGGCCAGAGCAAGCGTTTCGTTTATATGCGGGACTCCAATCCGGCTAATTATCCGGGTAAAATGGCAATATTGACCGTGAGGGTTTGGTAA
- a CDS encoding type IV pilin, translating to MRNFKKNDEAVSAVIGVILMVAITVILAAVIAAFVFGMAGGVGTKKNPAFTMKRVASGSTTYLDVTFVDMGGAQTVNSLTLTADGTTLTAVPVPSSTSMTVGETYRYTLASSAQYHVVGSATVDGNSQVVIDATV from the coding sequence ATGAGGAACTTTAAGAAGAATGATGAGGCAGTATCCGCCGTCATCGGTGTTATCCTTATGGTAGCGATCACCGTTATCTTAGCGGCAGTTATTGCAGCATTCGTATTTGGAATGGCAGGTGGCGTAGGTACAAAGAAGAATCCCGCTTTCACAATGAAGAGGGTTGCAAGTGGATCAACTACCTATTTAGATGTTACTTTTGTAGACATGGGTGGAGCACAGACAGTAAATTCTCTTACACTAACAGCTGATGGTACTACTTTAACAGCAGTTCCTGTACCTTCATCAACTTCGATGACTGTCGGTGAAACTTACAGGTATACATTAGCCTCCTCGGCTCAGTATCACGTTGTAGGTAGTGCTACAGTCGATGGAAATAGCCAAGTAGTAATTGATGCAACTGTATAA
- a CDS encoding NAD+ synthase: MEGLELSKESLVKCENKIMESIVRVVELSNSNGAILAISGGIDSALVATLASRVVDVYGLIMPDSTSTDPDDIQHARELAESLGIDYEIIDISSIVQAIYRSRPELGPEECKLAYANVKPRVRMIMNYFAANLDGRIVLGTGNKTELCLGYFTKYGDGGVDILPIGDLYKTRVWQLSRHLGIPEHIVSKAPSAGLWKGQTDEAELGLSYKTADMILYAMFDKGLTREQIKKETGVDDESIDKVMQRIRGSEHKRIMPPIVKLDV; encoded by the coding sequence ATGGAAGGACTTGAACTCTCGAAGGAAAGCCTGGTAAAATGTGAGAATAAGATAATGGAATCAATAGTGCGTGTCGTCGAGCTTAGTAACTCAAACGGCGCTATACTTGCCATCAGCGGCGGCATAGACTCCGCGCTCGTCGCGACGCTTGCCTCAAGGGTGGTCGACGTGTACGGCCTGATCATGCCGGATTCCACGTCCACGGACCCGGACGATATACAGCACGCGAGGGAGCTTGCCGAGAGCCTTGGCATCGATTATGAGATCATCGATATAAGCAGCATCGTGCAGGCTATCTACAGGTCGAGGCCGGAGTTAGGGCCCGAAGAATGTAAACTGGCATACGCCAACGTCAAGCCGCGCGTAAGGATGATCATGAACTACTTTGCGGCGAACCTGGACGGCCGCATAGTCCTCGGGACAGGGAACAAGACTGAACTGTGCCTTGGCTACTTTACGAAATACGGTGACGGCGGAGTCGACATTTTGCCTATTGGCGATCTTTACAAGACCAGGGTATGGCAGCTATCAAGGCACCTGGGAATACCGGAGCATATCGTTAGTAAAGCGCCTTCTGCAGGGTTATGGAAAGGGCAGACGGACGAGGCGGAGCTCGGGCTGAGCTATAAGACTGCTGATATGATCCTATATGCAATGTTCGATAAAGGACTGACAAGGGAACAGATCAAAAAAGAGACTGGCGTAGATGACGAGTCGATCGATAAAGTGATGCAGAGGATCAGGGGCAGCGAGCATAAGCGCATCATGCCGCCGATAGTCAAACTCGATGTATGA
- a CDS encoding thioredoxin family protein gives MRLRAKMIIPMIILILTISFSSGCICQQLSPESTAPVEGSLMKELSSAEDIDAALETGPVFLEFGNDGCYWCRLQKPIAEQLSIEYDGISFLYIDTSVHRALVAEYNVNPIPHMNLIVKKNPDGSYLYVDEAGNLTENRDSSKILGLHQKDQLVKLLDTALSARAA, from the coding sequence ATGCGATTAAGAGCTAAAATGATCATCCCAATGATAATCTTGATACTTACAATATCATTTAGCAGTGGTTGCATATGCCAGCAGCTCTCGCCGGAAAGTACAGCACCGGTAGAAGGTTCCCTGATGAAGGAACTTAGCAGTGCGGAAGACATAGACGCCGCGCTGGAGACAGGACCGGTATTTTTGGAGTTCGGGAACGACGGATGTTACTGGTGCCGCTTACAAAAACCAATAGCAGAGCAGCTGTCAATAGAGTATGATGGCATCAGTTTCCTGTACATAGATACGAGCGTACACAGGGCTCTGGTCGCAGAGTATAACGTAAATCCGATACCGCACATGAATTTGATCGTGAAAAAGAACCCGGACGGATCATACCTTTATGTAGATGAGGCCGGAAACCTGACAGAGAACAGGGATAGCTCGAAGATCCTGGGCCTTCATCAAAAGGACCAGCTTGTTAAACTGCTTGATACTGCCTTAAGCGCAAGAGCAGCATGA
- a CDS encoding DUF7289 family protein, whose translation MYRSLLSSDKAVSESMGYILVTFILVTSISIILLIGYPAFTQELDRSHLQNMEEGFYIMASEGNKVAMLESTFQSAELKLHGGSLGIREDGYINIFCYSDHEGNNLMGNNSTTLSAMEYSINDQGVAYLLGGVCRKNGDYTYAVKNPEIYNSSNMFVVPVIKFYNSNVAISGNGLTRISISTPYYSKLSQYVSYPMPSYYDNVKRIDVHLSGDYTNYLSRFFQDELYFNELSNTGGVVVLSNNYTSGIKFCWMPSYVTITAK comes from the coding sequence ATGTATCGTTCTTTGTTAAGCTCCGATAAAGCGGTATCCGAATCTATGGGCTACATATTAGTGACCTTTATACTTGTCACATCGATATCTATAATCTTGTTAATAGGATATCCTGCCTTCACCCAGGAACTGGACAGGAGCCACCTTCAGAATATGGAAGAAGGCTTTTACATAATGGCCTCCGAAGGCAATAAGGTCGCAATGCTGGAGTCGACATTTCAGTCCGCAGAGCTAAAGTTACACGGCGGCTCCCTTGGCATACGTGAGGACGGCTATATAAACATATTTTGCTATAGCGACCATGAAGGTAACAATTTAATGGGCAATAATAGCACGACATTGTCAGCTATGGAATATTCTATAAATGACCAGGGTGTAGCATATCTGCTGGGCGGAGTTTGCAGGAAAAACGGTGATTATACATATGCCGTAAAGAACCCTGAGATCTATAATAGCTCAAACATGTTCGTCGTACCGGTCATAAAGTTTTACAACAGCAACGTGGCCATAAGCGGCAACGGCCTGACTAGAATATCGATCTCGACGCCTTACTACTCAAAACTTTCTCAGTATGTCAGTTACCCTATGCCAAGCTACTATGATAACGTTAAGCGGATAGACGTACATCTAAGCGGTGATTATACTAATTATCTTAGCAGGTTCTTCCAGGACGAATTGTACTTCAATGAGTTGAGCAATACCGGCGGTGTCGTCGTCCTTAGCAATAATTATACTTCGGGCATTAAGTTCTGCTGGATGCCCTCATATGTAACGATAACAGCAAAATGA
- a CDS encoding metallophosphoesterase, which produces MRLKIEYFRSAAYFPGIKVCTCSDIHIGIEDALQAEGFSMPLDEERELQERFNDIIKKFKPETIVLNGDILHEFHRLRRNTKKSFDRIMLSLIASVDNIIVITGSHDKMLELALQDIDGVTAEEFFFKGGVLFTHGNTIPSRANDPDVKLIVLGHEHPSLDIELKKQPCFLYGKKTWRGKDVLVLPAFNPLCSGTTINYMDSRDFMSAFIKEGDIGKYRPIITADDEALEFPMLKEFRDILNI; this is translated from the coding sequence ATGAGGTTGAAGATAGAGTATTTCCGCAGCGCTGCATATTTCCCTGGCATTAAAGTTTGCACATGCTCCGACATACACATCGGCATAGAGGACGCCCTTCAGGCCGAAGGCTTCTCAATGCCTTTGGACGAGGAGCGCGAACTGCAGGAACGTTTTAACGATATAATAAAAAAATTCAAGCCGGAAACTATCGTGCTTAACGGCGACATCCTGCATGAGTTCCACAGGCTGAGGAGGAACACTAAAAAGTCCTTCGACAGGATAATGCTCAGCCTTATCGCCTCCGTGGATAATATCATAGTGATAACAGGCTCGCATGATAAGATGCTGGAACTGGCTCTTCAGGACATCGATGGCGTTACGGCAGAAGAATTCTTTTTTAAAGGGGGTGTGCTCTTCACGCACGGGAATACCATACCCTCCCGCGCGAACGATCCTGACGTAAAGCTCATAGTGCTCGGCCATGAGCATCCCTCGCTTGACATAGAACTTAAAAAGCAGCCTTGCTTCCTGTATGGCAAGAAGACTTGGCGCGGGAAGGACGTGCTTGTATTGCCCGCGTTTAATCCCCTTTGTTCCGGGACGACGATAAACTATATGGACTCCAGGGATTTTATGTCCGCATTCATCAAAGAAGGGGACATCGGCAAGTATCGCCCTATCATCACTGCTGATGACGAAGCGCTGGAGTTCCCCATGTTAAAAGAGTTCCGGGATATATTAAACATATAA